The Tenebrio molitor chromosome 7, icTenMoli1.1, whole genome shotgun sequence region CCATGTTGCAGGTGAAATTACGTTGAATTCAGTTTTCTGATATCGGGAATACGTAGCGGCGGTGCACCTGATACCTCTTAATTTATTCCGGCCCGTTTATTAATATGGAATTGGGTTTCAGGCGCGCTCTTATTACACTGACTCCAGTACTCCGCACTGGCAAAAACTAGCCGACAATTAGGGCTCGGATCGCGCGAAATCGGAGCCCCATTAATTAAGAGTGGCTCTTCTGACGACCACTTTTTTCCAGAAATAAAGAACGTGCTGGCCCGAAGGCGCACCGAGGTGTACAAGTCGGCACACGCTCTGGACGAGCTGTCGAGGGCGCTGTCGGCGGCGGTCAGACGGGGGCGGCGAGCGGTCCTGCCGCCGGTCCAGGCCCTGAACAGGTGGGACCTGTGGAGGTGGCTGTCGGTTTTGGGTGAGTGTTGCGCAACAATCAGATCATTTTCCATTCATAAAATGGGATCGATTTCTTCGGAGAGGTTCACCTTGTCCGGGTCGTCGACAATGTACAATTAATCCCAAGGCCGATCACGTAAAAAGCGATCGTTGCGACACTTCGACCTAAAATTGCCTCCAGACCGAATTGTGTCgatcttaaaaattttcacagcTCTGAAACAAGACTTTTGGCTCAGCGACACTTCCCGTTGTCCATTTAAATTATGCAACCCATTCAGGAAGCCTACTTTATTCCGTCCATGCGTCCAACCACTTTGTATTCTTTGCATAATAGTTTGCCGGCGGTTATGAAATTCTCAGTCTAAGTGATTACCTTCTGAATGCTTTTGAATAAAGcattaaatatgtacaaagCGTAGTCGCCTCTTGCGccataaaaaatgcaacagatAGTCTTCCCCTTCTTGGCGATTATCGATTCTCCAGATATTGTTGTTGGGAGCGGCGAAAAACCGCCTCCCACTTACAACAATATCGTGCAAATTAGAACAAACATGATTGTTTATCATTAATAAACGTCTGTTGTCGCAGGAATTTCCACAACGGTATCTCTGGTTTGGGGAGTATTATTATGCGGCGCACCTTGCGGATGCGAGCCGACTTCCAGGACGACACCTGTCCTATTATCAGGAGTCGTCCTCGCGTCTTTAGTATGTGTCCCGTTGTGGAGTCTGGGAGCGGTGTCGTTTTTATTGGGGACCCATGGACAGTCCCTCCTCTGTCAACCCCTCTACGACGAGCCTCATTACAAGGCGCTCGCTGAAATTCTCGATTCCGGAGGTATTTTATACAAAGAGGGTGGCGCTCTCAAAGACCTTCTTAAAGGGAACGACTCGTTGCGCGTCGAGGATGTGCTCGAGTAAACCATCGCTTAACTCTTCATCCCCAATCTGTCCCACTCTTTGCAGGAGCTGCCAAAGAAATCGACCGGTCTACTCCACCTTTCATTTGCACAACTTCTTCGACACCTCCGTCACAAACTACAAGACCTGGACCGACTACAAAACCGCCCTCGATAACTTTTCTTTCGCCGAGGACGTCCTCGAGATTCTGAGTCCCTCGCTCCAGCTCCACCTGCAAGCTCTGGCGACGCTCTCGGCCGTCGACTTCACCCCACACAGGAGTCGCATTTCGGGGGTCTTGACCCGGAAAGATCTGACTTCTTTCGCCGAACAATTGAACACCGTCGCCAGACAGTTGAGCGACCCCTCCAGCTCCAAAAAATTCGACGATTTGGCGGCGGCGTTGCGTCGAATAATTCAGAAAGAGGCGGCGCAACTGAGCGACTTGAGGGACAGCATCTTGTACAAACTGACCGCCCTCGAGGTGTTCATTCACCCTTTGAGCCACCAGGCCAACCGGTCGCTCTCGCACCTCAAGGACGTGCAATTTTTTCTGGACAACAGGAGAGGGTGGATCGTTGAGAAGGTAGGTAGGGGTGAGTGCGGCGATCAAAAATTCATCTTGTGATTAAGAGCAGGGCGCAGTTCGTGTCGCGGCTCGAGGGCCATCTGGAAGGGTTGCGCAATTACACCGTCGGCAAGATAACGAAAGAGATCGGGAAGTGCGGACCGCTTTGGGAAATTTTCCACTCGGCGAGGTTCTCAGTTTGTAAACTAGTGGTGGACCCGAGTGTACGTCCACAAGgggtggtttaaaaaaaataattgttgtcTTTTTGCAGAACGGAATCGCGGTGGCGAGCTTCGCTttgattttgttgttcttgggCGTCGTCCCCGTCGTGCTAAATTTAGTGGATCATTACCGCGGCCTTAATGAAGAACTATTAACGTCGATTACCCATAGGTAACCCATTACTTTAATTAGAACGCTACATTTTCATTAACGCCAGTCTGGGGAAATATGAGACGGTGGAAATGACTGGTTCTGTTCCAGACGCACCAGAGACGGTCTCATAATTGATGATGAAGGGACGTGGGCGACGCCGTCGTCAGAGTAAGTCTTTAATTAAGCGTCCAGATGTGTTACAATATAGAGAAGAAGTAAACTCACAACAGTTTCTACTGTTGTTTCCAGAACACCCCCGGACGCCGACTCGCGAAACAACGGACACAACGAGCCATCCACCTGGATTACTCCTAATTCCAGGTGAAACAATTCcctttttcgaattttgccCTAACCCTCTGTTTATCCAGGCAGAGTAGTGAACCTTTGATTCCGCCGCCCCCGAGGTTCGTGTTTATTCATTCGCTCTTTGcccaaatcaaaaattaacaatttccaGGGTTTCGCAGCCGAGGCTCCGCTCCCCCAAAAGGTAAATTCTCGACTCTCGACGGAGATAAACTCGAGTGTATCGTGTGGGTTGCACTTCTCGACAACAGAGTCACCGCCTCCAGTGTCTCTGATTAGCGCAATTAATGCAAAGCAGATCTGGCTGCAAAAAATACGGAGAGCGTTTAGGGTCCCGTGCAAAGCTCTGCGAATTAATTGAATCGCGACGAAGTGTGAGCGGAATTTTTGCGAGTAGAAAGTCGATTGTTGAGATATGATCTCAAGCTATAAATTTGCACCTTGCTGATTACATAATCGGTGCATTTTTGTTTGACAGGCTTTCTACAATAGCGTCAAGGATATCGGCCGCCAGGTGAGTCGACTCATTCGATTCCTCAAGTTGCTGAAATTTGTTGTCCAGAGTGCCGCAGATTCCCTCGGTATCGAGAGCAAGGTCGCCCAAAAGGTGATCCGTTGGGATTAGTTGACACCGTTTGACgctaattgttttgtttagagGACGGCACGAATCGCTGCGACTCGTCGAACCCATCTGCTGGAAGTCGGGGTAGGACTCCCAACTCTTCCCTCCGAGATTTTCTCCCTTCTGTTGTAGATCGCTGTCCCCCAAGAGCTGGCTGTGAAAACTGCCTTCCAAGAATTAAAATAGATTGCGCAACGGAGCGTAATTATCGCATTGCATCCAGATTTGCAAACCTTAGCCACCGTCAAATGGACGCAGCAAAGCTGTCATTACTCCATTACGAAACCGCTAATTATACCCTCCACTCCACTTGTCTCGTTTTTTCGTCAGAATTAATTCGTTTTTCATTCGGATTCGGTTCTTGAAAAGGAGAGATCGCCGCTGCACCTAAATGTCTTGCAATTATATTTGACCAGACCGAATTTATTGACGATGGGTGAAGCCTTGAAAAATCCCAGatgacattataattttatttcaaaaataacctTAACTACCAAAGTTTATGTGGCAGCGGTATAAATCGctcataaattttatttggaaaaattttaagTTCATCCGTGACTGGTCTGATAAAtcaccacattttttttttcatagtttcataattaattaattgcttCATTAGTAACATCATCGTGTTGTGTCGCTGTAGAAAAATGATACAGGAGTCgcttaataaatgtcaaaatggaAGCTGCGTACAGTTTATGGTGATCTTTATCTACTGCCTAATAGCTTAAACGCTGCCGTTTAGATTAGGACAGGACCGTAAATAAAAATGGACAAATCGATAACgcaataatgaaataaaatctgcAAGAagtatttttgtttcaatttaatcTAGCCGAGCTTTGTTCCCAAAAGAAATGTTTGTGCTTTGATAAACTGGTTGTTTGcggaaaaaaaactatttacaAACCTCtagttcattaaaaatttagctTCTTTCGGGCGAGCTCCGAAATCAATATTTATAAAAGAGTCTGATGAAAATTCTCGTCATGATCTAACTTACTTAACTGAGCATCTAGACGGAATTCTTATGATGACAGTGTTGAAGGCGTCGGATATTTACGAGAGAATATGATAAATATTGTTTTGAGAATATTTATCACTCAAACTATCCGTCCGTTACCTTAAACTTTTCCGTGTTTGATGCAAATTAATTTCACATCCTACATCCAAACATTCTTACGAAATTAAGAATGTCTAAAGAATCTTCGTTGCCTTCAACTTTACATTCTTGGGGTGTTTCGGTTTTTGCGCTTAACTTGCTGCAAAAATGACGTCGTTCGGAATTTCGAAAGAAGAGGAAAAAGGAGTTGATGGGAGTTGTGTCGAAGAGTACTTTACGTAAAGCTTTGAATGTTATTATCGTTGGGTGGTggtatttgcaaatttttaaaccaaatttaACAACAGTTCAAGTGTTTTTACGTGAGAGCTTTGAGTAAAtcgtattttgtttttgtatttatggAGAGAATCGTGTAAATTGGTAAATAATGTTTCTGGTGAGGCTAGAGGGAGTCGAGTATTAATGTTCGGCGAGATAGAATTCTTTGGGACTACAATAAAAGTGGAAAGTGAATCGAGCAAcgcataaatattaaataacatAATCACATGAGACGAAGAGGTGCCGCCCTAACCCAGACCTTCACCGAAAGCGAAAGTGGACCACCGAACCTGAGGCGTGTGTAACTTGTGTAATTTCGAATCGGTATAAAAACGGCCGAAACATAGATCACCGCATCAGTTTCGTCTCGATAACACTCCACAATGTACAAAGTAAGTGTCTCGATCGAGTCCGCCGCCCCCTAAACTCGCTTTATTTGCAGTTCGTCGTCTTCGCCGCCGCTTTGGCCTACGCCAATGCCGGTCTCATCGGAGCCCCCGCCGTGGCCGCTTACTCGGCCGCTCCTGCTGTCAGCTCCGCTTACATCCACCAAGCCGCCCCCGTGGCTGTAGCTCACGCCGCCCCCTTGGCCGTGGCTCATGCCCCAGTCGCCGTGGCTCACGCCGCTCCCTACGCCATCCATGCCCCAGCCGTCGGCGCCTCCCACCAGAGCGTCGTCCGTTCCCTCGGTGGCAACCAGGCCGTCTCTCATTACTCCAAAGCTGTGGACAGCGCCTTCTCCAGCGTCCGCAAGTTCGACACTCGCGTCACCAATGATGCCCTCGCCGTGGCTCACGCTCCAGTAGTGTCCACTTACGCTCATGCCGCCCCAGTTGTGTCCACCTACGCTCATGCCGCCCCTGTTGTGTCCAGTTATGCTGCCCATGC contains the following coding sequences:
- the prom gene encoding prominin-1 — encoded protein: MRLHNLRLEEEYLLFEVFTGLMGYLQVNDFPADLVRNALHNPLPIHLVAFQLLKMEVGVLGWLIFSTILTLCIPSIALVYFCCSKDNIQRLTEDTSDDSLDFRDKCVERTSVFLLVFLLLLQIFPLVLIFIGNEQISRQMSKSPTTTNIIFDDLDTFVRNAHMQMTFVATSSTDLVIEAIRRDLEDVDELVGRPFQEELAYETGIDSALEALDQVDSGSGEVTSLVMRLLDECGAASEAGRMLQARLKELSTQLTIARQQCRPKDRALCYTLQYTGLDVVFSCGNLTSDLKIQQLELMGKEKKLSSYVENARAAFRELPARVSRETASHVAEIKNVLARRRTEVYKSAHALDELSRALSAAVRRGRRAVLPPVQALNRWDLWRWLSVLGISTTVSLVWGVLLCGAPCGCEPTSRTTPVLLSGVVLASLVCVPLWSLGAVSFLLGTHGQSLLCQPLYDEPHYKALAEILDSGGILYKEGGALKDLLKGNDSLRVEDVLESCQRNRPVYSTFHLHNFFDTSVTNYKTWTDYKTALDNFSFAEDVLEILSPSLQLHLQALATLSAVDFTPHRSRISGVLTRKDLTSFAEQLNTVARQLSDPSSSKKFDDLAAALRRIIQKEAAQLSDLRDSILYKLTALEVFIHPLSHQANRSLSHLKDVQFFLDNRRGWIVEKSRAQFVSRLEGHLEGLRNYTVGKITKEIGKCGPLWEIFHSARFSVCKLVVDPSNGIAVASFALILLFLGVVPVVLNLVDHYRGLNEELLTSITHRRTRDGLIIDDEGTWATPSSETPPDADSRNNGHNEPSTWITPNSRQSSEPLIPPPPRVSQPRLRSPKRLSTIASRISAARVPQIPSVSRARSPKRGRHESLRLVEPICWKSGSLSPKSWL
- the LOC138136076 gene encoding larval/pupal cuticle protein H1C gives rise to the protein MYKFVVFAAALAYANAGLIGAPAVAAYSAAPAVSSAYIHQAAPVAVAHAAPLAVAHAPVAVAHAAPYAIHAPAVGASHQSVVRSLGGNQAVSHYSKAVDSAFSSVRKFDTRVTNDALAVAHAPVVSTYAHAAPVVSTYAHAAPVVSSYAAHAPVAAYAAHAPVATYAAHAPVATYAAHAPVVATRTSAVAYSPAAVVSHASFSGLGASYAW